In Pseudoduganella albidiflava, a single window of DNA contains:
- a CDS encoding GNAT family N-acetyltransferase, translating into MPSIEIRYTDKFPEPHFSSLQKVIFADIEQVSAELGSVLASERTDVDFPARGTVSICRLGAYDGQELVGWTYGWMDQDNAFYMANSGVMPAHRRRGVYTLLLQAVERHASAQGAWCIRSRHSVVNNPVIIAKLRAGFRISGLLQSAQMGTLVELTQHLSGQREAMFRKRVLPYVVPDR; encoded by the coding sequence ATGCCATCCATTGAAATCCGGTACACCGATAAATTCCCGGAGCCGCATTTCTCATCGCTCCAGAAAGTCATTTTTGCCGATATCGAGCAGGTTTCAGCCGAATTGGGTTCTGTACTGGCTTCCGAGCGCACCGACGTGGATTTCCCGGCACGGGGCACTGTTTCCATCTGCAGGCTCGGCGCTTATGACGGCCAGGAACTGGTCGGGTGGACCTATGGCTGGATGGACCAGGACAACGCCTTTTATATGGCGAATAGCGGCGTCATGCCAGCCCATCGAAGGAGAGGCGTTTATACATTGCTGCTGCAAGCCGTCGAGCGCCATGCATCGGCGCAGGGCGCGTGGTGCATCCGCTCTCGCCATTCGGTGGTCAACAATCCGGTAATCATCGCGAAGCTGCGGGCGGGTTTTCGTATTTCCGGCCTGCTTCAGTCCGCGCAAATGGGAACACTGGTCGAACTGACGCAGCATTTGTCCGGACAACGCGAAGCGATGTTCCGGAAGCGGGTTTTGCCTTATGTCGTTCCCGATCGCTGA
- a CDS encoding ABC transporter substrate-binding protein, with the protein MRNLIAGSALLALSSSFAFSSALHAAEPVRIGVITSLSGPAAHSGAQMKAGIDTWLRLNGATAGGRKIEVLYRDDTGPQADVAKRLATELVSRDKADILAGFIFTPNAMAAASVADRAKRPLVVMNAAASGITKRSPYVTRTSYTIAQSVVPLAQWAHKTGSRKVYSIVADYAPGLDGEEWFDRTFKAAGGTIVGAVRAPLATVDYSAYVQRIKDAKPDAVHVFLPNGQPMVSFMKAWHDKGLHKANIRFLGGEGWADQDVLTQAGDGLQGIYTAGFYAYSRPGADNERFRAAFAKTVNGKFEPNFLAASAYDGMALIAATLAKTGGKTDGPGFMKALKGYSAPSPRGTVTIDAATNDIVQTIYIRRIERRGDAFVASEIDRYDAVKDPVKN; encoded by the coding sequence TTGCGCAACCTGATTGCCGGCAGCGCGCTGCTGGCCCTGTCCTCATCTTTTGCCTTTTCCTCCGCTCTGCATGCGGCTGAGCCGGTGCGGATCGGCGTCATCACTTCCCTCTCCGGTCCCGCCGCGCACAGCGGCGCGCAGATGAAAGCGGGCATCGACACGTGGCTGCGCCTGAATGGCGCCACCGCCGGCGGGCGCAAGATCGAAGTCCTGTACCGCGACGACACCGGGCCACAGGCCGACGTGGCCAAGCGCCTGGCGACGGAGCTGGTCAGCCGCGACAAGGCCGATATCCTGGCCGGCTTCATCTTCACGCCGAACGCCATGGCCGCGGCCAGCGTGGCCGACCGGGCGAAGCGCCCGCTGGTGGTGATGAACGCCGCCGCTTCCGGCATCACCAAACGGTCGCCGTATGTCACCCGCACCTCCTATACCATCGCCCAGTCGGTCGTGCCGCTGGCACAGTGGGCGCACAAGACCGGTTCGCGCAAGGTGTACTCGATCGTCGCCGACTACGCGCCGGGGCTCGATGGCGAGGAGTGGTTCGACAGGACATTCAAGGCGGCCGGCGGCACGATCGTCGGCGCGGTGCGCGCACCGCTGGCCACCGTCGACTACAGCGCCTACGTGCAGCGCATCAAGGACGCAAAGCCGGATGCCGTGCACGTGTTCCTGCCGAACGGCCAGCCGATGGTGTCGTTCATGAAGGCATGGCACGACAAGGGGCTCCACAAGGCGAACATCCGCTTCCTCGGCGGAGAAGGCTGGGCCGACCAGGACGTGCTGACCCAGGCCGGCGATGGCCTGCAGGGCATCTACACGGCGGGCTTCTACGCCTATTCGCGCCCGGGTGCGGATAACGAACGCTTCCGCGCCGCGTTCGCGAAGACCGTGAACGGCAAGTTCGAGCCGAATTTCCTGGCCGCTTCGGCCTATGACGGCATGGCGCTGATCGCCGCCACGCTGGCCAAAACCGGCGGCAAGACGGACGGGCCGGGCTTCATGAAAGCGCTGAAAGGCTACAGCGCGCCCAGCCCGCGCGGCACGGTGACCATCGACGCCGCCACCAACGACATCGTGCAGACGATCTACATCCGCCGCATCGAGCGCCGGGGCGACGCCTTCGTCGCCAGCGAAATCGACCGCTACGACGCGGTCAAGGACCCCGTCAAGAACTAA
- a CDS encoding SMI1/KNR4 family protein, with the protein MFADWNEIRELLARSPHPLGEMPLRGIDTTEAEALRVMLGREIPSDLSQWLHIANGLCAGPGGLFGFGISEEHLDIEFLWSLFPDWRARGWIPVAGDGCGNYYVLAIQGECAESSPVIFVETPGAADTGVDTGAYVVASSLAHFLRFYLEDDIVRTGWPFDEKYVRDRDPAIVNFSSLTLPWDAPA; encoded by the coding sequence ATGTTCGCTGACTGGAACGAGATTCGCGAGCTGTTGGCTCGGTCGCCCCATCCACTTGGGGAAATGCCGCTGCGGGGTATCGACACCACCGAAGCGGAAGCACTGCGGGTTATGCTCGGGCGGGAAATACCATCGGACCTGTCGCAGTGGCTTCATATCGCCAATGGGCTGTGCGCGGGGCCGGGCGGACTGTTCGGGTTCGGTATCAGCGAGGAGCATCTGGACATCGAATTCCTTTGGTCGCTATTCCCGGACTGGCGCGCACGGGGATGGATTCCGGTGGCAGGCGATGGGTGCGGAAACTATTATGTACTGGCGATCCAGGGCGAATGCGCCGAAAGCAGTCCTGTAATCTTCGTGGAAACGCCTGGCGCTGCGGATACCGGTGTCGATACCGGCGCCTATGTCGTCGCCTCCAGCCTGGCGCACTTCCTGCGCTTTTATCTGGAAGACGATATCGTGCGAACCGGCTGGCCGTTCGACGAGAAGTACGTACGTGACCGGGACCCCGCCATTGTAAACTTCAGCAGCCTGACGCTGCCCTGGGATGCCCCGGCGTAG
- a CDS encoding PDR/VanB family oxidoreductase translates to MKAVIRSIVHATPEVRILELAAADGGALPSYEPGAHLDVTLPGGITRQYSLCCAVPSPERYRIAVKREPESRGGSSWLHDVAAEGAQIEIGTPRNAFALVDEAPSHLLFAGGIGITPVLSMAHALARRAVPFRLAVFARAAGLVPFADELEGPELRPFSSVHCALGPEETGERIDALLAAAPDGTHVYACGPAAFMDAVTTRAVARFGADAVHTESFGAPAPAAGDRPFVLRLLQSGREVAVPADRSALACLQDAGVDIESSCEVGVCGTCLTRVRGGEADHRDSYLTTAERAGCFLPCVSRARTLVLEIDL, encoded by the coding sequence ATGAAGGCCGTCATCCGCAGCATCGTGCATGCCACACCAGAGGTGAGGATTCTCGAACTGGCCGCGGCGGATGGCGGCGCCCTGCCATCCTACGAACCGGGCGCGCACCTGGACGTGACGCTGCCAGGCGGGATCACGCGGCAATACTCTCTGTGCTGCGCCGTGCCCTCGCCGGAGCGCTACCGGATCGCCGTCAAGCGCGAGCCGGAATCGCGCGGCGGTTCGTCATGGCTGCACGACGTGGCGGCCGAGGGCGCGCAAATCGAGATTGGCACGCCGCGCAATGCGTTCGCGCTGGTCGACGAGGCGCCGTCGCACCTGCTGTTCGCCGGCGGCATCGGCATCACGCCGGTGCTGTCGATGGCGCATGCACTGGCACGGCGTGCGGTTCCCTTCCGGCTCGCTGTCTTCGCCCGCGCGGCCGGACTGGTGCCGTTCGCGGATGAGCTGGAAGGCCCGGAGCTTCGGCCGTTCAGCAGCGTGCATTGTGCGCTGGGGCCCGAGGAAACCGGCGAGCGCATCGACGCGCTGCTGGCCGCCGCACCGGATGGCACGCACGTCTATGCCTGCGGACCGGCCGCGTTCATGGATGCCGTCACCACGCGGGCCGTGGCGCGGTTCGGGGCGGATGCGGTGCACACCGAATCGTTCGGCGCTCCGGCGCCTGCGGCAGGCGACCGGCCGTTCGTCCTGCGCCTGCTGCAAAGCGGCCGCGAGGTCGCCGTGCCAGCCGACCGCAGCGCCCTCGCCTGCCTGCAGGACGCGGGCGTGGACATCGAATCGTCGTGCGAAGTGGGCGTGTGCGGCACCTGCCTGACCCGGGTGCGCGGCGGCGAAGCCGACCATCGCGACAGCTACCTCACCACGGCCGAGCGGGCCGGGTGCTTCCTGCCTTGCGTGTCGCGGGCCAGGACGCTGGTGCTGGAAATCGATCTCTGA
- a CDS encoding YciI family protein, with product MTKFLISFPANAMQVPAEEMPAVSEASRTVIREAKAAGVYVFGGGINSGVASLMVSADGSCETRTYPQTSEFDGGFCVLELPSRDEAISWAARLAAACRCAQELREFHYDSES from the coding sequence ATGACCAAGTTCCTGATTTCCTTCCCCGCGAATGCAATGCAGGTTCCAGCCGAGGAGATGCCCGCCGTGAGCGAGGCGTCGCGTACGGTAATCCGGGAAGCGAAGGCGGCGGGAGTCTATGTTTTTGGCGGCGGAATCAATAGCGGGGTTGCATCCCTGATGGTGTCGGCCGATGGGAGCTGCGAAACCCGGACCTATCCGCAGACCAGCGAGTTCGATGGCGGATTCTGCGTACTCGAACTGCCCTCCAGGGATGAAGCGATTTCATGGGCGGCCCGGCTCGCCGCGGCCTGCCGTTGTGCGCAGGAGCTTCGCGAGTTCCATTACGACTCCGAGAGCTGA
- a CDS encoding alpha/beta hydrolase produces MLQTRRVNPLLLLALTTVLAGCGGDGDQGAKGEPGAPGTPGANADAIATIGEGAIIIDGAAAGDPKESIYVRKAGHGPKVIVLVPGNNTSGATFDGMMGFFRSIDALNDAYTVYTFDYRGSGKSSYNRKITSLKDFAADFDKVMNKIANFPTSGVTLVGYSMGFGTALEMVIANPGRYANVVSLAGIGTRGVRVGFNAGQAGTDAAGHAWANGDWVTVANDAAGLAGTEFQQRSWQGDQRTYANVQATWDAVVYNDVLKYDISKAFTPAAVTDPAFRASPNYGKSLLDGFTIQYMPESLYYSHKFNVSPVAVVKPAPNADGSVVTIPGDGRLAALFNGKRAMLVKATTSFATWRGDQVIYDNYTATSKYDLKRAGANVTAVMINPDQGFDHGFPVARPLETVRLIDAFVKGEISATGAASALGGAGVAVYPNGETAWETDTFTGF; encoded by the coding sequence ATGCTGCAGACCAGGCGCGTCAACCCACTGCTTTTGCTGGCCCTCACGACCGTTCTCGCAGGCTGTGGCGGCGACGGCGACCAGGGCGCCAAGGGGGAACCTGGCGCGCCCGGCACCCCGGGCGCCAATGCCGACGCCATCGCCACCATCGGCGAGGGCGCCATCATCATCGACGGCGCGGCCGCCGGCGATCCGAAAGAAAGCATCTATGTCCGCAAGGCCGGCCATGGCCCGAAGGTCATCGTCCTCGTACCCGGCAATAACACGTCGGGCGCCACGTTCGACGGCATGATGGGCTTCTTCCGTTCCATCGATGCGCTCAATGACGCCTATACCGTCTACACCTTCGACTACCGCGGCAGCGGCAAGTCGAGCTACAACAGGAAGATCACGTCGCTGAAGGATTTCGCCGCCGATTTCGACAAGGTGATGAACAAGATCGCCAACTTCCCCACGTCCGGCGTCACGCTGGTCGGCTACTCGATGGGTTTCGGCACCGCGCTGGAAATGGTGATTGCCAATCCCGGGCGGTACGCGAATGTGGTCAGCCTGGCGGGGATCGGCACACGCGGCGTCCGTGTCGGCTTCAACGCGGGCCAGGCCGGCACCGATGCGGCCGGCCATGCCTGGGCGAACGGCGACTGGGTCACCGTCGCGAACGATGCAGCCGGCCTGGCCGGCACGGAGTTCCAGCAGCGTTCGTGGCAGGGCGACCAGCGCACCTATGCCAACGTGCAGGCCACCTGGGACGCGGTGGTCTACAACGATGTCCTGAAATACGACATCAGCAAGGCGTTTACGCCGGCGGCGGTCACTGATCCTGCGTTCCGCGCATCGCCGAACTACGGCAAATCGCTGCTGGACGGCTTCACCATCCAGTACATGCCGGAGTCGCTGTACTACTCGCACAAGTTCAATGTCTCGCCCGTCGCCGTGGTCAAGCCCGCACCGAATGCCGACGGCAGCGTGGTCACCATCCCGGGCGACGGCCGCCTGGCCGCGCTGTTCAACGGCAAGCGTGCGATGCTGGTGAAAGCCACGACCAGCTTCGCCACCTGGCGCGGCGACCAGGTCATCTACGACAACTACACGGCCACCTCGAAGTACGACCTGAAACGGGCGGGCGCCAACGTGACGGCCGTGATGATCAATCCGGACCAGGGCTTCGACCATGGCTTCCCGGTCGCGCGGCCGCTGGAAACGGTGCGGCTGATCGACGCCTTCGTCAAGGGCGAGATTTCCGCGACCGGCGCGGCAAGCGCGCTGGGCGGCGCCGGCGTGGCCGTGTATCCGAATGGGGAAACGGCCTGGGAGACCGACACCTTCACGGGATTCTGA
- a CDS encoding AraC family transcriptional regulator, with protein sequence MAQASPDWVRCTQPVDGVERLEAWFGGKAYAMHRHDTYAIGATLAGVQNFRYRRSLRNGLPGNVMVLHPDEPHDGQAGTEQGFGYRMVYVEPALVQQALGGRPLPFLESGISADPRLVAATQALLRQAGHAIDPLEQHGAIAEVARALAAVAGMPMRARKGDFAAACRARDYLRASIDRHVGLADLEAAAGRDRWSLSHDFRMFFGTSPYRYLTMRRLDAARGMLLGGFPLAHAAIATGFADQSHLTRHFLKAYGQTPGRWLRYMREAGMHGLHTNVQYGPGWQA encoded by the coding sequence ATGGCACAAGCCAGCCCGGACTGGGTCCGGTGCACCCAGCCGGTCGACGGCGTCGAGCGGCTCGAAGCATGGTTCGGCGGCAAGGCTTACGCGATGCACCGCCACGATACCTATGCGATTGGCGCTACGCTCGCCGGCGTGCAAAACTTCCGTTACCGGCGCAGCCTGCGCAACGGGCTGCCCGGCAACGTGATGGTCCTGCATCCGGACGAGCCGCACGATGGGCAGGCCGGCACCGAACAGGGATTCGGCTACCGCATGGTGTATGTCGAACCAGCGCTCGTGCAGCAGGCGCTGGGCGGGCGCCCGCTGCCGTTCCTGGAAAGCGGGATTTCCGCCGATCCGCGGCTCGTCGCCGCAACGCAGGCGCTGTTGCGGCAGGCCGGCCATGCCATCGATCCGCTGGAACAGCACGGCGCGATCGCGGAAGTGGCACGGGCGCTGGCGGCGGTGGCCGGCATGCCGATGCGGGCCAGGAAGGGCGATTTCGCCGCGGCGTGCCGGGCCCGCGACTACCTGCGTGCCAGCATTGACCGGCACGTGGGGCTGGCCGATCTGGAAGCGGCGGCCGGCCGCGATCGCTGGAGCCTGTCGCACGATTTCCGCATGTTTTTCGGTACCAGTCCCTATCGCTACCTGACGATGCGGCGGCTCGACGCGGCCCGCGGCATGCTCCTCGGCGGCTTTCCGCTGGCCCATGCGGCGATCGCCACCGGTTTCGCCGACCAGAGCCACCTGACGCGCCACTTCCTGAAGGCCTATGGCCAGACGCCCGGGCGCTGGCTGCGCTACATGCGCGAGGCGGGCATGCACGGCCTGCACACGAACGTTCAATACGGGCCAGGTTGGCAGGCGTAA
- a CDS encoding cupin domain-containing protein, with translation MSIEAHGREAAAVRGQGKTIDLAAKIALIDGYWQPRVVAEMNDYQFKVVRLAGDFDWHRHAGTDETFIVLDGELRIELRGADAPPGPIVLRAGQMAVVPKGVEHKPCAIGEVQLLLIEPRGVVNTGDGGESARTVANDQWI, from the coding sequence ATGTCCATTGAAGCACACGGCAGGGAAGCGGCGGCGGTTCGCGGCCAGGGGAAGACCATCGACCTGGCCGCCAAGATCGCGCTCATCGACGGCTACTGGCAACCGCGCGTGGTCGCCGAGATGAACGACTACCAGTTCAAGGTCGTCAGGCTGGCGGGCGATTTCGACTGGCATCGCCACGCCGGCACCGATGAAACCTTCATCGTGCTGGACGGCGAGCTGAGGATCGAGCTGCGCGGGGCGGATGCGCCGCCCGGGCCGATCGTTCTGCGCGCCGGCCAGATGGCGGTGGTGCCGAAAGGCGTCGAACACAAGCCCTGCGCCATCGGCGAGGTGCAACTGCTGCTGATCGAGCCGCGCGGTGTCGTGAATACCGGCGATGGCGGGGAGAGTGCTCGGACCGTCGCCAACGACCAGTGGATCTGA
- a CDS encoding aromatic ring-hydroxylating dioxygenase subunit alpha produces the protein MTHSHNFPLDRWYVAGFDWEVGDAPLGRTFLDRPVVLFRDAAGKVAALEDRCCHRALPLSCGRVEDGALRCGYHGLLFAADGQCIDVPGQGKIPAKARVAPYPVAVVDQVVWIWMASQPGGQPDCEPPRVPAHADPRYRFKGGAFHYRAPYQLIHDNLLDLSHVGYVHTKTIGGNARVHMEAPTNVGADGEHVRVVRHMKASQPPATYTAAWPFKGLIDRWQEIDFHVSHLQIFTGAVDAGAEPIDNPERGGFHMRGFHGITPETATTSHYFWTMAASSHPDQPDNLDTVHQQTADTFEEDREIIEAQWRNMQRFAQPPMVDIHVDAGANRARRVIALLNEGATR, from the coding sequence ATGACGCATTCTCACAATTTTCCACTGGACCGCTGGTATGTTGCCGGCTTCGACTGGGAAGTCGGCGACGCCCCGCTGGGTCGCACCTTCCTCGACCGCCCGGTCGTGCTGTTCCGCGACGCCGCCGGGAAGGTGGCCGCGCTGGAAGACCGCTGCTGCCACCGCGCGCTGCCACTGTCCTGCGGACGCGTCGAGGATGGCGCGCTGCGCTGTGGCTACCATGGCCTGCTGTTCGCCGCGGACGGCCAATGCATCGACGTGCCCGGCCAGGGCAAGATCCCGGCGAAGGCGCGCGTGGCGCCGTATCCGGTCGCGGTGGTCGACCAGGTGGTGTGGATCTGGATGGCCAGCCAGCCAGGAGGCCAGCCGGACTGCGAACCGCCCCGCGTGCCCGCGCATGCCGATCCCCGCTACCGCTTCAAGGGCGGCGCGTTCCACTACCGGGCACCGTACCAGCTGATCCACGACAACCTGCTGGACCTGAGCCACGTGGGCTACGTGCACACGAAAACCATCGGCGGCAACGCGCGGGTACACATGGAAGCGCCGACCAACGTGGGCGCCGACGGCGAGCATGTGCGCGTGGTGCGCCACATGAAGGCTTCCCAGCCGCCCGCCACCTACACGGCGGCCTGGCCATTCAAGGGGCTGATCGACCGCTGGCAGGAGATCGATTTCCATGTCAGCCACCTGCAGATCTTCACCGGCGCGGTCGATGCCGGCGCCGAACCGATCGACAATCCGGAGCGCGGCGGCTTCCACATGCGCGGCTTCCACGGCATCACGCCGGAAACGGCGACGACCTCGCATTACTTCTGGACGATGGCCGCGTCCAGCCACCCGGACCAGCCGGACAACCTGGACACCGTGCACCAGCAGACCGCCGACACGTTCGAGGAAGACCGCGAGATCATCGAGGCGCAGTGGCGCAACATGCAGCGCTTCGCGCAGCCGCCGATGGTCGATATCCACGTGGATGCGGGCGCCAACCGCGCGCGCCGCGTGATCGCCCTGCTGAACGAGGGCGCCACCCGATGA
- a CDS encoding LysR family transcriptional regulator: protein MAVKPFDMNLLPIALAIFEEKSVSGAARRLGMSQPAVSVALNKLRTALGDPLFVRATQGMQATPRALDLIAPTRDILQRLETDVLARRDFQPATTRKRFTLALSDIGEMTFLPKLLDRLQREAPDATISSVSMPPEDLARALESGDVDLAVGYFPDLHQRNLFQQRLFSHDFICLLRQGHPYRARQLTLDAFLGMGHAVIKAEGRSQEVFEQFLARQKIERRVVLSTPHFMSIPFLIASSDLVVTVPRAVGESFAKLADIRLLEPPLEIPPFDLKQHWHRKYHKDGASMWLRALLAELFGA, encoded by the coding sequence ATGGCCGTGAAACCGTTCGACATGAACCTGCTGCCGATCGCGCTGGCGATATTCGAGGAAAAGAGCGTGAGCGGCGCGGCGCGGCGCCTGGGCATGAGCCAGCCGGCGGTCAGCGTGGCGCTGAACAAGCTGCGCACGGCGCTGGGCGACCCGCTGTTCGTGCGCGCCACGCAGGGCATGCAGGCGACGCCGCGCGCGCTGGACCTGATCGCGCCCACCCGCGACATCCTGCAGCGCCTGGAAACGGACGTGCTGGCGCGCCGCGATTTCCAGCCCGCCACCACGCGCAAGCGCTTCACGCTGGCGCTGTCGGACATCGGCGAAATGACCTTCCTGCCCAAGCTGCTGGACCGCCTGCAGCGCGAGGCGCCGGATGCCACCATCAGTTCCGTCAGCATGCCGCCCGAAGACCTGGCGCGTGCGCTCGAGAGCGGCGACGTGGACCTGGCGGTCGGCTACTTCCCCGACCTGCACCAGCGCAACCTGTTCCAGCAGCGGCTGTTCTCGCACGACTTCATCTGCCTGCTGCGGCAGGGCCACCCCTACCGCGCGCGCCAGCTCACGCTCGATGCGTTTCTAGGAATGGGGCATGCCGTGATCAAGGCGGAAGGGCGCAGCCAGGAAGTGTTCGAACAATTCCTGGCGCGGCAAAAGATCGAGAGGAGGGTGGTGCTGTCGACGCCGCACTTCATGTCGATCCCGTTCCTGATCGCGTCGAGCGACCTGGTGGTGACGGTGCCGCGCGCGGTAGGCGAGTCGTTCGCGAAGCTGGCGGACATCCGGCTGCTGGAGCCGCCGCTGGAGATACCGCCATTCGACCTGAAGCAGCACTGGCACCGCAAATACCACAAGGACGGTGCCAGCATGTGGCTGCGCGCGCTGCTGGCCGAGCTGTTCGGCGCCTGA